The Agrococcus sp. ProA11 genomic sequence TGGGCCGCTCGATGGCCGACTGGCTGCGCAGCTCGTCGCGCATGCCCCACGCGACGGCCGCGAAGCCGCCGAGCGCGAACACGTACCACTGCAGCGAGTAGGACAGGTGCGGCCCCTCGTCGAGCACGGGCCTCGTGGCGACGGCGACGTCCGCCGGCGCCGCGCCGTCCTCCTCCACGAGCAGTCCGTAGGCCCCCGTGTACGTCGGCTGGCCGAGCGCCGCGGCGATGGACGGCAGGTCGACCGCGGCGATCTGGCCCTCCGGCGCCCCGCGGCCGGCGATCGTGCCCTCGTTCGGGCGGAGCCTCGCGACCACCGTCGTCGGCCCCGCGGGCGTCTCGGGCTCGGTCGCGGGCCGCTGAGTGTCGGCGGCCTGGTCGATCCAGCCGCGGTCGACGAGGAAGACGGTGCCGTCGACGGTCCGGAACGGTGTGATCACGTCGAAGCCGACCTGGCCCGCGCGCCAGCGGCCACGCAGGAGGAGCTGCTCGTCGAGCAGGTACTCGCCCTCGAGCAGCACCGGCGTCCACTGCTGCTCGAGCTCGAACGCGCCCGGCTCCGGCAGCACCGCTGCCACGGGCGCGGGCTGCCGGTCGTAGTTGGCCTCGAGCCGCTCGATCGCGCTGAGCGCCTCCGCACGGCGGTTCCACTGCCACACGCCCAGCAGCGAGCACGCGACCGCGAACACCACGGCCAGCGCGATGTAGCCGAGCCAGCGCGGCTCGCGCAGCAGGCGGAGCATCAGCGCACCCGCTCCACGGTCTCCCCGAAGCCGGTGACGGCGACGGGGAAGGCGCGCGAGCGCAGCCACCCGCTCAGCGTGTCGCGGTGCTCCGCGCACGCGGCCCAGGTCTTCACGCGGTCGTCGGCGTGGATGCGCGGGTTGCGCCAGTGGATCGCGTGCTGCGCCGGGGCGGTGCAGCCGGTCGACGAGCATGTCGCCGTCGCGCCTTCGCCCTCCAGCATCGAGAGCAGGCTCACCGCGGCGCGCTCCCTGCCGCCGGAGGCGCGGCGGACGGGCCCGGCGGGAGCGCGTTCGGCGCCTCGATGCCCTCCGGCTGCCGATGCGTCGACACGTTCGCGATCACGACGGCGAAGTAGGGGATGACGATCGCGAGGAACGCGGGGATGAGCTTCCACCATCCGGGCACGATGAAGAAGACACCCAGCGCGGCGACGCGCACGACCATCAGGTAGAAGTACAGGCGGAAGCGCCGCTGGCGGTCTTCGTCAGGGGACATCGGCAGGTCGGTGAGCGACCGAGAGTGCTCTCGCATGGCTCTGCAGAGTCTACGCCCGTGCCCTTTGCATCACCCCTGCAGACGTAGGCTTGCGGCATGACTCCTCGCACCGTGCTCGTCACCGGCGGCAACCGCGGCATCGGCCGCGCGATCGCCCAGGCCTTCCTCGACGCGGGGCATCGTGTCGCGATCACCTCGCGAGACGGCTCGGGGCCCGAGGGCGCGCTCGCCGTCGCCGCCGATGTCACCGACAGCGCATCGATCGACGCCGCGTTCACGCGAGTGGAGGCCGAACTCGGGCCGGTCGAGGTGGTCGTCGCCAACGCGGGGATCACGCGCGACACGCTGCTCATGCGCATGAGCGAGCAGGACTTCTCGGAGGTCGTGGACACGAACCTCACCGGCGCGTTCCGAGTGGCGCAGCGCGCCTCGAAGGGCATGCTGCGCGCCAAGTGGGGCCGGGTGGTGCTGATCTCCAGCGTCGTCGGTCTCTACGGCGGCCCCGGCCAGGTGAACTACTCGGCATCGAAGGCTGGGCTCGTGGGCATCGCCAGGTCGATCACGCGCGAGCTCGGCGCCCGCGGCATCACCGCCAATGTGGTGGCGCCCGGCTTCATCGAGACCGACATGACGGCCGAGCTCGACGACGCGACGCAGGCCGAGTACAAGAAGGCGATCCCCGCCGGCCGCTACGCGACCCCCGAGGAGGTCGCGAACGTCGTGCGATGGATCGCCGGTGACGAGGCCGCCTACATCTCCGGTGCCGTCATCCCGGTCGACGGCGGCCTCGGCATGGGTCACTGAGGCGCGCACCGCGCGTCGTCGATCGCTGCGGCCCGCACGGGATCGCCGCGCGGCCCTGAGCGGCACCTACCAGTGCAGCGCAGCGCCCGGCAGCAGCGGCAGGATCCGCTGGAAGTCGGGCACGTCGACCGTGTGGCTCGCCTGCTCGCGCACGAGCTGCTTGGCGCAGAAGGCCACGGACACGCCAGCTGCCCCCATCATCAGCAGGTCGTTCGCGCCATCGCCGATGGCGACCACGTGCTCGCGCGGCACGCCGAGGTTGAGCCGCAGCGCCTCGAGCGTGTCGCGCTTGGCGGCGCCGTCGATGACGGGACCGATCGAGCGGCCCGTGAGGCGCCCATCCGCCACCTCCAGCCGGTTCGCGCGCGCGTGATCGATGCCGAGCGAGGCCGCGAGCGGATCGAGCACCTCGTGGAAGCCGCCGGAGACCGCCGCGATCACGCCGCCGCGCTCATGCACCTCGGCGATGAGCTCCGGCACGCCCGGCGTCACCGTGACCTGGGCGCGCGCGTCATCGATCACCGAGACCGGGAGCCCTTCGAGGATCAGCAGCCGCTCGGCGAGCGACGCGGCGAAGTCGAGCTCGCCCCGCATGGCGCGCTCGGTGACGGCGGCGACGTGGCGCTCGGCGTCCGCACCGACGGCGCGCGCGAGCAGCTCGATCACCTCGTCGCGGATGAGCGTCGAATCGACGTCGGTGACGACGAGCAGTGTGGCTAGCGTCACTGGTCGAGCTGCATGCCCTTGGGCACGGTGACGATGCCGGAGTCGGAGATGGAGAAGCCGCGCGCGCGGTCGGCTGCCTGGTCGACGCCGATCTGCACGCCGGGTCCGATCCGCACGTCCTTGTCGATGATCGCGCGCCGCACGACCGCACCGGCGCCCACGTGCACGCCGTCGAACAGGATCGCATCCGACACCGTCGCGCCGGCATCGATGGTGCACCACGGCGCGACCACGCTGCGCACCACGGAGGCACCCTGCACGACCGAGCCCGCGCTGACGATCGCCTCGTTGACGTCGGCGGCGCGACCCCACGCGTCGCGCGTGAACTTCGCCGGCGGCGCGTTCACGATCTG encodes the following:
- a CDS encoding SURF1 family protein, coding for MLRLLREPRWLGYIALAVVFAVACSLLGVWQWNRRAEALSAIERLEANYDRQPAPVAAVLPEPGAFELEQQWTPVLLEGEYLLDEQLLLRGRWRAGQVGFDVITPFRTVDGTVFLVDRGWIDQAADTQRPATEPETPAGPTTVVARLRPNEGTIAGRGAPEGQIAAVDLPSIAAALGQPTYTGAYGLLVEEDGAAPADVAVATRPVLDEGPHLSYSLQWYVFALGGFAAVAWGMRDELRSQSAIERPKPARRSDADIEDDILDLR
- a CDS encoding DUF3099 domain-containing protein, with product MREHSRSLTDLPMSPDEDRQRRFRLYFYLMVVRVAALGVFFIVPGWWKLIPAFLAIVIPYFAVVIANVSTHRQPEGIEAPNALPPGPSAAPPAAGSAPR
- the fabG gene encoding 3-oxoacyl-ACP reductase FabG, which produces MTPRTVLVTGGNRGIGRAIAQAFLDAGHRVAITSRDGSGPEGALAVAADVTDSASIDAAFTRVEAELGPVEVVVANAGITRDTLLMRMSEQDFSEVVDTNLTGAFRVAQRASKGMLRAKWGRVVLISSVVGLYGGPGQVNYSASKAGLVGIARSITRELGARGITANVVAPGFIETDMTAELDDATQAEYKKAIPAGRYATPEEVANVVRWIAGDEAAYISGAVIPVDGGLGMGH
- the serB gene encoding phosphoserine phosphatase SerB, with protein sequence MTLATLLVVTDVDSTLIRDEVIELLARAVGADAERHVAAVTERAMRGELDFAASLAERLLILEGLPVSVIDDARAQVTVTPGVPELIAEVHERGGVIAAVSGGFHEVLDPLAASLGIDHARANRLEVADGRLTGRSIGPVIDGAAKRDTLEALRLNLGVPREHVVAIGDGANDLLMMGAAGVSVAFCAKQLVREQASHTVDVPDFQRILPLLPGAALHW